In Leptospira brenneri, the following are encoded in one genomic region:
- a CDS encoding OsmC family protein: MNIKLNRIESPYVLEAQNESGNSIRIDASPEIGGKNSGPRPMELLIMGLAGCSSIDVLMILAKHRIEVKDYSVEVDADREKVEEANLFKNIHMKFKIQGDFKEEQVRRAIDLSLEKYCSVAKTLEKTAKITYEFELIT; the protein is encoded by the coding sequence ATGAATATCAAACTGAATCGCATTGAATCCCCTTATGTTTTAGAAGCACAGAACGAGTCCGGTAATTCCATCCGTATTGATGCCTCGCCAGAAATCGGTGGAAAAAATTCTGGTCCAAGACCTATGGAACTTTTGATTATGGGCCTTGCTGGTTGCAGTAGCATTGATGTTTTAATGATCCTTGCAAAACATAGAATCGAAGTAAAAGACTACTCAGTCGAAGTCGATGCCGATAGAGAAAAAGTAGAAGAAGCCAATCTTTTTAAAAATATCCATATGAAATTCAAAATACAAGGTGATTTTAAAGAAGAACAAGTTCGACGTGCTATCGATCTCAGCTTAGAGAAATACTGTTCTGTTGCCAAAACATTAGAAAAAACGGCAAAAATCACTTACGAATTTGAACTCATCACATAA
- a CDS encoding PP2C family protein-serine/threonine phosphatase — MHTKLATKILVVDDNETNIEIITHILLAQGYEVAVAYDGEYALELAEVLDFDLILLDILLPGLSGLEVAKRLLAMEKSKNTPILFLSALNETSDIVKGLETGAVDYITKPFQESEILARIRTHIKIKTLEKERIDLLQAIRKDLELAKSNQENLVTFQFPPSPLYQIYTSYQPMELVGGDLITYDLLPSGDLDILFGDVTGHGIAAAMVSLMAIITFKTMDKSFLSPSESLYWIHNTLTPLINTHFISAIYLRYKAEENLLSYSMAGHHNMFLIREGNIIKLGTKGFCLMMFPDQLNAENEDIFLKSGDRLFLFSDGMFEVPNEKEDYLGDQKFLTLIETRVHLTSKEFLESVQTEVLNFSGGKVADDMTMLLLEIK, encoded by the coding sequence GTGCACACAAAACTAGCCACAAAGATTTTGGTTGTAGATGATAATGAAACCAATATTGAAATTATCACTCATATTTTACTTGCCCAAGGATATGAAGTCGCCGTTGCCTATGACGGGGAATATGCTTTGGAGTTGGCAGAAGTATTAGATTTTGACTTAATTTTACTCGATATTTTATTACCTGGACTCAGTGGTCTTGAGGTTGCGAAGCGACTCCTCGCTATGGAGAAATCCAAAAATACTCCCATCTTATTTTTATCAGCCTTAAACGAAACGAGTGATATTGTCAAAGGATTGGAAACCGGAGCCGTTGATTATATCACAAAACCATTTCAAGAATCGGAAATCCTAGCCAGGATACGAACTCATATCAAAATCAAAACTTTAGAAAAAGAAAGAATCGACTTATTACAAGCAATCCGAAAAGACCTCGAACTTGCGAAATCTAACCAGGAAAACTTAGTAACGTTCCAATTTCCCCCTTCACCTCTCTACCAAATTTATACCTCTTATCAGCCAATGGAATTAGTAGGTGGAGACCTAATCACTTATGACCTCTTACCTTCCGGTGACTTAGACATTTTGTTTGGAGATGTGACAGGTCATGGGATTGCAGCAGCCATGGTATCACTTATGGCAATCATCACTTTCAAAACCATGGACAAATCTTTTTTATCTCCAAGTGAAAGTCTGTATTGGATTCATAATACCCTCACTCCCCTCATTAACACTCACTTTATTAGTGCCATCTATCTAAGATACAAAGCAGAAGAAAATTTGTTATCTTACTCTATGGCAGGACATCACAATATGTTCCTGATCCGCGAAGGAAATATCATCAAACTAGGAACCAAAGGTTTCTGTCTGATGATGTTCCCTGACCAACTCAATGCAGAAAATGAAGATATCTTTTTAAAGTCGGGGGATCGGTTGTTTCTTTTTTCTGATGGTATGTTTGAAGTTCCAAATGAAAAAGAAGATTACCTTGGTGATCAAAAATTTCTGACTCTAATCGAAACAAGAGTCCACCTCACCTCAAAAGAGTTTCTCGAATCTGTTCAAACTGAAGTTTTGAATTTCTCTGGTGGCAAAGTTGCGGACGATATGACCATGTTATTGTTGGAAATCAAATGA
- the dinB gene encoding DNA polymerase IV gives MKKIIHIDMDAFYASVEQRDFPEMRGKPVVVGGSPHSRGVVCAASYEARKFGVRSAISCFQAYKLCPDAIFTKPRFDVYKSVSKEIRNIFLEYTDLVEPLSLDEAYLDVTSNKLDIPLASTIAKEIRKKVFEQTGLTCSAGVAQNKFLAKMASEKNKPNGLYVVLPGEEEKFLNDLPLYSFHGIGKKTYERLSSLGFTKGSDLRKVEEAFLIREFGKMGAVFYRMARGMDDREVIPFRDPKSIGVETTFSHDSADFAYLLLTLETLSKELELRMGRKNKQGKTLTLKIKFEDFTVKQKSISSDSVFYLADNLFQQSSNLLATVWKENTDPVRKIRLLGISVTNFSYDTTNEDQPSLFG, from the coding sequence ATGAAAAAGATCATCCATATTGATATGGACGCATTTTATGCTTCTGTGGAACAAAGAGACTTCCCGGAGATGCGAGGAAAACCCGTCGTTGTTGGCGGATCGCCGCATTCTAGGGGGGTTGTCTGTGCTGCCAGTTATGAAGCAAGAAAATTTGGAGTTCGCTCTGCCATCTCATGTTTCCAAGCCTATAAACTTTGTCCAGATGCTATCTTTACCAAACCCCGATTTGATGTTTATAAATCTGTCTCTAAAGAAATTCGTAATATATTCTTAGAATATACAGATCTTGTTGAACCTTTGTCTTTGGACGAAGCCTATCTGGACGTAACTTCTAATAAATTAGATATCCCACTTGCCAGTACCATTGCCAAAGAGATTAGAAAAAAAGTTTTTGAACAAACGGGACTTACTTGTTCGGCAGGTGTGGCCCAGAATAAATTTTTAGCGAAGATGGCTTCCGAAAAGAATAAACCTAACGGACTTTATGTGGTTCTGCCTGGTGAAGAAGAAAAATTTTTAAACGATTTACCACTATACAGCTTTCACGGGATTGGAAAAAAAACATATGAACGTCTTTCCTCTTTGGGTTTTACCAAGGGCTCTGATTTACGAAAGGTAGAGGAAGCATTTTTAATCAGGGAATTTGGAAAAATGGGAGCCGTTTTTTACCGAATGGCAAGGGGAATGGATGATAGGGAAGTTATCCCGTTTCGAGATCCCAAATCGATTGGAGTGGAAACAACTTTTTCACATGATTCTGCGGATTTTGCTTATTTGTTACTCACGTTAGAGACTTTATCTAAAGAACTCGAATTAAGAATGGGTCGTAAGAACAAACAAGGAAAAACACTCACTCTGAAAATCAAATTTGAAGATTTTACAGTGAAACAAAAATCTATTTCTTCCGATTCTGTTTTCTACTTGGCAGACAACCTTTTCCAGCAATCCTCGAACCTATTGGCAACAGTATGGAAGGAAAACACGGATCCAGTTCGGAAAATAAGACTTCTGGGAATTTCTGTGACCAACTTTTCTTATGATACAACAAATGAGGACCAACCTTCACTCTTCGGTTAA
- a CDS encoding ubiquinone/menaquinone biosynthesis methyltransferase: MNQYQLPSQEKKPEYVRTNFDGIAKAYDRFNDWNSFFLHRIWKDWVVREAKKSVPFAKSALDLCCGTGDITLRLSQDPNLEKVVGLDFSEKMLSFAIHKIPKDPKVTLLVGDAMDLSQFADGSFDIVTMGFGLRNVSDIGKCLLEIKRVLKQGGVFVNLDVGRVRPKFLKFFADFYFFKIVPLFGYLLYGKENEMFDYLPHSSKAYPDQETLTGILNELGFQNVRFQNFVFGNAVAHVSKKSSK, translated from the coding sequence ATGAACCAATACCAACTGCCATCCCAAGAAAAGAAACCGGAATATGTAAGAACTAATTTTGATGGAATCGCCAAAGCCTACGATCGGTTCAATGATTGGAATAGTTTCTTTCTACATCGTATTTGGAAGGATTGGGTGGTGAGAGAAGCCAAAAAGAGCGTTCCTTTCGCCAAATCTGCCCTAGACCTCTGTTGTGGGACAGGAGACATCACTCTTCGTCTCTCCCAAGATCCAAACCTAGAAAAAGTAGTTGGTCTTGATTTTTCAGAAAAGATGTTGTCCTTTGCCATCCACAAAATTCCAAAAGACCCAAAAGTGACACTCCTTGTTGGCGATGCCATGGACTTAAGTCAGTTTGCAGATGGTAGTTTTGACATTGTGACGATGGGCTTTGGCCTACGGAATGTTTCTGATATTGGGAAATGCCTACTCGAAATCAAACGAGTATTAAAGCAAGGTGGAGTCTTCGTGAATTTGGATGTAGGACGAGTGAGACCTAAATTCCTAAAATTCTTTGCTGACTTTTATTTTTTCAAAATTGTTCCTTTATTTGGGTATTTGCTCTATGGAAAGGAAAATGAGATGTTTGATTACCTACCTCATTCATCGAAAGCCTACCCTGACCAAGAAACCTTAACGGGCATTTTAAACGAACTTGGGTTTCAAAATGTACGGTTCCAAAATTTTGTTTTTGGAAATGCAGTTGCTCATGTTTCCAAAAAGAGTTCTAAGTAA
- a CDS encoding DUF547 domain-containing protein, giving the protein MKQFCIVFLCIGLYQGASAQSFDHKHSVWDSLVKKHVKNGLVSYKGIKSEEVSLSQYLESLSKVSETQFQGFTEKEKIGFFINAYNAFTVKLILDHYPIESITDIGTPFSKINLARGIPWKKDFFSLLGKSRNLDWIEHEKLRKDFNEPRIHFAIVCASIGCPNLVSEAYTPNALEKQLQQAKLGFLKNPKKNSYDKVTNTLYLSKIFNWFQTDFTKKTTLIQYLQEGFDETIKPDAKIVYNEYNWDLNEQK; this is encoded by the coding sequence ATGAAACAGTTTTGTATTGTTTTCCTTTGTATTGGTTTATACCAAGGGGCTTCTGCCCAAAGTTTTGATCATAAACATAGTGTTTGGGACTCCCTTGTCAAAAAACATGTTAAAAATGGATTAGTCTCTTACAAAGGAATTAAGTCTGAAGAAGTTTCCTTAAGTCAGTATTTAGAATCCCTTTCGAAAGTTTCCGAGACACAGTTCCAAGGATTTACGGAAAAAGAAAAAATTGGGTTTTTTATCAACGCATACAATGCATTCACCGTGAAATTGATTTTAGATCATTATCCGATTGAGAGTATTACTGATATTGGAACCCCTTTTTCAAAAATCAATTTAGCCCGAGGAATTCCTTGGAAAAAAGATTTTTTTTCTCTTCTTGGGAAATCAAGGAATTTGGATTGGATTGAACATGAAAAACTGCGGAAGGATTTTAATGAACCAAGAATTCATTTTGCCATCGTTTGTGCATCGATTGGTTGTCCTAATTTAGTTTCCGAGGCCTATACTCCCAACGCTTTAGAGAAACAACTCCAACAAGCAAAACTTGGGTTTCTAAAGAATCCAAAAAAGAATTCTTATGATAAAGTAACGAACACTTTGTACTTAAGTAAGATTTTTAATTGGTTCCAGACAGATTTTACTAAAAAAACAACTCTCATTCAATATTTGCAAGAAGGGTTTGACGAAACCATCAAACCAGATGCCAAAATTGTTTATAACGAATACAATTGGGATTTGAACGAACAAAAATAA
- a CDS encoding alpha/beta hydrolase — translation MLDNENDLESLGPLQVLRVQGDPDAPTVVMFHGYGASAFDLYPIHEVLVTDQKFNWVFPHGHLSVPLMPGYSGRAWFPIDMAALEEAIRKNDFRNFADKDPEGMDVARQAAYLMLDALGVPWNNLILGGFSQGAMLATDLTLRKEELSKGLTILSGALVNESLWKELAPKKSALRFFQSHGEFDPILGYANAKKLEKLLRNSGLIGEFIAFNGGHEIPAPVIQGLSRYLNSLS, via the coding sequence ATGTTAGATAATGAAAATGATTTAGAATCTCTCGGACCTTTACAAGTACTCCGAGTTCAAGGTGACCCAGATGCACCTACAGTTGTGATGTTCCATGGTTATGGAGCCAGTGCTTTTGATTTATATCCCATTCATGAAGTTTTAGTCACAGATCAAAAGTTCAATTGGGTTTTCCCACATGGGCATTTAAGTGTCCCTTTAATGCCCGGTTATTCAGGTCGTGCTTGGTTTCCCATTGATATGGCAGCATTAGAAGAGGCAATTCGTAAAAACGATTTTAGAAATTTTGCGGATAAAGATCCTGAAGGTATGGATGTTGCTAGGCAAGCCGCTTATCTTATGTTAGATGCTCTTGGGGTTCCTTGGAACAACTTAATTTTAGGTGGGTTTTCGCAAGGTGCTATGCTTGCCACAGACCTAACACTGAGAAAAGAAGAATTATCAAAAGGTCTTACGATTCTCTCGGGTGCTTTAGTGAACGAATCTCTATGGAAAGAACTCGCTCCCAAAAAATCTGCGTTAAGGTTTTTTCAATCGCATGGAGAATTTGATCCTATTCTAGGTTATGCGAATGCGAAAAAACTGGAAAAGTTACTTCGTAATTCTGGGCTTATTGGCGAATTCATTGCATTTAACGGTGGTCATGAAATCCCAGCACCTGTCATCCAAGGCCTTAGTCGTTATTTGAATAGTTTGTCGTAA
- a CDS encoding ExbD/TolR family protein: MKLRKSSSNSSIDISSLIDVLFILLIFLMLAVRFTETTSTLQLDLPKTQTDSIGEESPKFKIQINHLGLIYIDGKETGKELLTDVIPKNEDGKSRIVLEVDKKVEFQFFVLVTDLLKSKGYQKIDIVTLKD, encoded by the coding sequence ATGAAACTGCGTAAATCCAGCTCAAATTCCTCCATTGACATTAGTAGTTTGATTGATGTATTATTCATTTTACTAATTTTTTTAATGTTAGCTGTTCGGTTTACGGAAACAACTTCTACTTTACAACTTGACCTTCCCAAAACTCAAACAGATTCCATTGGAGAGGAGTCACCCAAGTTTAAAATCCAAATCAATCATTTAGGCCTCATTTACATTGATGGAAAAGAAACTGGGAAAGAATTGTTAACCGATGTAATTCCAAAAAATGAAGATGGAAAATCTAGAATCGTTTTAGAAGTGGATAAAAAAGTTGAATTTCAGTTTTTTGTTTTGGTAACCGATTTATTAAAATCGAAAGGTTATCAAAAGATAGACATCGTTACTCTGAAAGATTAG
- a CDS encoding PAS domain-containing sensor histidine kinase, producing MIFEILTILIVIGSLLLTYYYYFALKKEKKLRLILFRKNLSNSEEIERTIREKEKQYQDIYDTANSIIIRWSPDFKIHSINPYAEEFFQTTKDLAEGKDVVLDLFQIPMEKSNEVKSQLWNIFHRPEHNIRQEYDVFIGESDKRTVTWSNRILKNEFGYPYEVLSIGNDITNRKIAEENLMKSYERILDLYNNAPCGYHSLDKDNIIVSINDTELDWLGYTREEVVGNYKFNDLMTESSQEKYKLITNSFPNENLTGVELEFVRKDKSTFFISLNSIATFDKNGNFIISKSTVFDITDRKIAEDKLNDYSQKIQLQNKRLQKAVEAAIKANRSKSVFFSKITHELRTPLHAVIGFSQILEKDPNLPGHLKGYVNSLYENGVHLLGMINDILDLAKIEAGKMTETREPFSLVQLWDTLFSMFSYRFAEKSISFELIGAESIKFGYYEADLQKIRQILVNLLGNALKFTNQGSVSLEIKIENNPEQTFDSVRFIVKDTGIGIPSDQLHSIFEAFQQTEQGSSYKEGTGLGLSICQQLVEFMGGSIHLKSFVGVGSEFSFEIPLTRLQIVPEGLKQKSKLGPTHTDEIIQTEKQEESEEEFVQSFLNASSPELKREILKLIRIQNFGLLTGVLNGIQTEDRGKKILEQKVQNKRYKFLIDLLQSSNLSE from the coding sequence ATGATTTTTGAAATCCTTACAATTCTCATTGTGATTGGATCACTACTACTTACCTACTACTATTATTTTGCGTTGAAAAAAGAAAAAAAACTGAGACTTATCCTTTTTAGGAAAAATTTAAGTAACTCAGAAGAAATTGAACGCACCATCAGAGAAAAAGAAAAACAATACCAAGATATCTACGACACAGCTAATTCCATCATCATTCGCTGGAGTCCGGACTTTAAAATTCATTCCATCAATCCTTACGCAGAAGAATTCTTTCAAACCACAAAAGATTTAGCAGAAGGGAAAGACGTGGTTTTGGATTTATTTCAAATTCCGATGGAAAAGTCCAACGAAGTTAAATCACAATTGTGGAATATCTTTCATAGGCCAGAACACAACATTCGCCAAGAATATGATGTTTTCATCGGCGAAAGTGATAAACGTACAGTCACTTGGTCGAACCGAATTCTAAAAAACGAATTTGGATATCCATACGAAGTGTTATCTATCGGAAATGATATCACTAACCGCAAAATTGCAGAAGAAAATCTAATGAAATCCTATGAAAGGATATTAGACCTCTATAACAATGCTCCTTGTGGTTATCATTCACTTGATAAAGATAATATCATTGTTTCCATTAACGACACGGAACTTGATTGGCTCGGTTATACTAGAGAAGAAGTTGTTGGTAATTATAAATTTAACGATTTAATGACCGAAAGTAGCCAGGAAAAATACAAACTCATTACTAATTCCTTCCCCAACGAAAATCTAACAGGAGTTGAACTAGAGTTTGTCAGAAAAGACAAATCAACTTTTTTTATTAGTTTAAATTCTATTGCAACCTTCGACAAAAACGGGAACTTTATCATCAGTAAATCTACCGTATTCGATATCACTGATAGAAAAATCGCCGAAGACAAATTAAACGACTACTCACAAAAAATTCAATTACAGAATAAAAGATTACAAAAAGCTGTGGAAGCAGCAATCAAAGCGAACCGTTCCAAGTCTGTATTTTTCTCAAAAATCACTCATGAACTAAGGACTCCCCTCCATGCGGTGATTGGATTTTCTCAGATTTTGGAGAAAGATCCCAACCTTCCAGGACACTTAAAAGGTTATGTAAACTCTCTCTATGAAAACGGAGTTCATTTACTGGGAATGATCAATGACATTCTGGATCTGGCAAAAATCGAAGCAGGTAAAATGACAGAAACCCGCGAACCTTTTTCTCTTGTCCAACTTTGGGATACTTTGTTTTCAATGTTTTCGTATCGTTTTGCAGAAAAATCTATTAGTTTTGAATTAATTGGTGCTGAAAGTATCAAGTTTGGTTATTATGAAGCTGATTTACAAAAAATACGCCAAATACTTGTTAATTTACTTGGGAACGCATTAAAATTCACAAACCAAGGTTCCGTGAGTTTGGAAATCAAAATTGAGAATAATCCCGAACAAACGTTTGATTCAGTTCGATTCATTGTGAAAGACACTGGAATCGGAATCCCAAGTGATCAATTACATTCGATTTTTGAAGCCTTTCAACAAACCGAACAGGGCAGTTCCTATAAAGAAGGGACCGGGCTTGGTCTTTCCATCTGCCAACAGTTAGTTGAATTTATGGGAGGCAGCATTCATTTAAAAAGTTTTGTGGGGGTCGGTTCTGAATTTTCTTTTGAAATTCCGCTAACCAGATTACAAATAGTTCCAGAAGGATTAAAACAAAAATCAAAACTTGGACCAACTCATACGGATGAGATCATACAAACAGAAAAACAAGAAGAGTCTGAGGAAGAATTTGTCCAAAGTTTTTTGAATGCATCTTCTCCAGAACTAAAACGTGAAATTCTGAAACTGATTCGAATCCAAAACTTTGGATTGTTAACAGGGGTTTTGAACGGAATCCAAACAGAAGATAGAGGGAAAAAAATCCTAGAACAAAAAGTTCAAAACAAAAGGTATAAATTTTTAATCGATTTATTGCAGTCTTCTAATCTTTCAGAGTAA
- a CDS encoding MotA/TolQ/ExbB proton channel family protein, with protein sequence MNWTFSIPAILIFILLFCFSLTSFFFFFRLVLGLRKLEDRSFRLELFPKEPTDAELELFFSPLERTIHWLPTIASLSMLLGLLGTVIGINSAFGAMESQGKVSLEVLAGGIKDALNTTIVGLLVAIPALYFHRFGENKIRYISELLVKDFSNSK encoded by the coding sequence ATGAATTGGACATTTTCAATTCCCGCAATTTTGATTTTTATTCTGCTTTTTTGTTTTTCGCTGACTTCCTTCTTTTTTTTCTTCCGATTGGTTCTTGGACTTCGGAAATTAGAAGATCGTAGCTTTCGTTTGGAGTTATTTCCTAAAGAACCAACCGATGCTGAATTGGAATTATTCTTTTCTCCTTTGGAAAGAACCATTCATTGGCTACCAACCATAGCTTCCCTTTCTATGCTTCTCGGGCTTCTTGGAACTGTGATTGGAATTAATTCTGCTTTTGGTGCTATGGAATCACAAGGTAAAGTGAGTTTAGAAGTACTTGCGGGTGGAATTAAAGATGCTTTGAATACAACCATTGTTGGATTACTTGTTGCAATTCCTGCTTTATACTTTCACAGGTTTGGGGAAAATAAAATTCGTTATATTTCGGAACTTTTGGTAAAAGATTTTTCAAATTCGAAATGA
- a CDS encoding peroxiredoxin produces MALRLGDEAPNFQAETSEGKIDFHEYLGQGWGILFSHPKDYTPVCTTELGYVAKIKPEFEKRNVKVLALSVDPVDSHKGWISDINETQGTTVNYPIIADADRKVSNLYDMIHPNASETTTVRSVFVVGPDKKVKLTITYPASTGRNFDELLRVIDSLQLTSQFSVATPANWKDGEDTIIVPSVSDEDAKKKFPKGFKTIKPYLRYTPQPNM; encoded by the coding sequence ATGGCACTACGTTTAGGCGACGAAGCACCCAATTTTCAAGCAGAAACCTCTGAAGGCAAAATTGACTTTCATGAATATTTAGGACAAGGTTGGGGGATTTTATTTTCTCACCCCAAAGACTACACTCCAGTTTGTACAACAGAACTTGGATATGTAGCCAAAATCAAACCTGAGTTTGAAAAACGAAATGTGAAAGTGCTCGCACTTTCTGTTGACCCTGTTGACAGCCATAAAGGTTGGATCTCTGATATCAACGAAACACAAGGAACTACAGTAAACTACCCTATCATTGCCGATGCAGATCGTAAAGTATCCAATCTTTATGATATGATTCACCCCAATGCTAGCGAAACCACTACAGTTCGTTCTGTCTTTGTTGTAGGACCAGATAAAAAAGTGAAGTTAACCATCACTTACCCTGCGTCCACAGGAAGAAACTTTGATGAACTTTTACGAGTGATTGATTCTTTACAACTCACTTCACAGTTCAGTGTGGCAACTCCTGCTAACTGGAAAGATGGAGAAGACACAATCATCGTTCCATCTGTTTCTGATGAAGATGCAAAGAAAAAATTCCCTAAAGGGTTTAAAACGATCAAACCTTATTTACGTTACACTCCACAACCAAATATGTAG